In the genome of Bacteroidales bacterium, the window ATGTTCTCCATAATGAGAGTCTAGCCTGAGCCATCTCACTGAATCACTGACATATGCATAAGAACGACAGCAGTCGTACAAGAAAACTATGCTCATAAATCACAGAATCAGCAGATTGTCGCACAAAATTCAGCCAGAGTAAATGAAAACAACCTGTATCATGTAAGATTTTGCCGCCAAACTGTGGTGCAGATACTATGATGACCTATCTTAGAGTGAAAATCGCGGTGAAATATCCCAGATTTTGGTGTTTATGAATTAATCAGGCTAAAATTATTTACCACAGTTGGATATGTCCTTTATCATGTAGTTTGTATGTCATTAAACAATGTCAGACAACATGTTTACGGCATATGACTTCTTCAGGGAAGACTGATCATGCTTTGATACAGCTTTCCCGGTTCGGCGAATACCCATCGCTTCAGTTCCATTTCTGTGAGCCTGGACAGCACCACCTGTATGGGAAGCTCCGATAAGCTGCTGAGCTCTTCCACTCTCAGAGTACCATGATGCGTAAGTAGTTCCAGCAGCCGCAATTCCTGTTCCGTAAAGGAGATTTTTCCGGAAGGTGTGCCGGCATGCTGATTTCCGTCTTCCGGCCAGTTCAGGTGGCCGATCACATCTTCAGCGGATTCTACCATGCCGGCCAGATTTTCCTTGATCAGTCTGTTACACCCTTTCGAACGGTCATCTGTCGCACGTCCCGGGACTGCCAGAACATCCCGCTGATAGGAAGAGGCCATGGCCGCCGTGATCAGGGCGCCTCCCGATGCTGCCGATTCCACCACCAGTGTGGCGCTGGCCATGCCGGCAATAATTCTGTTCCGGCGCAAAAAATTATTACGTTCGGGGCCCATACCGGAGGGGAAATCAGTGACCAGGGCCCCCTGACTGCGAATCTTTTTAGAGGTTTCGCGGTGAGCATTTGGGTACAGTGTATGAAAGCCATGGCCCAGCACGGCTACGGTGGGAATCCCTCCTTCCAGGGCTGCCCGGTGGGCGATAACATCAATGCCAAAAGCCAGTCCGCTGATAATCACCAGGTCTTTGATCCTGCTACTCAGATCCAGAACGATGGAACGGCACATTTCTTTTCCGTAAAAGGAGGCCCTCCGGGTTCCAACCACGCTTAAAGCCCTGCCGTGGCGGAGCCCGTCACTTCCCTGGCAATAAAGCAAGATGGGGGCGTCCTCGCATTCTTTTAAGCGTTGTGGGTATTCTGCATCCTCCAGATACAGGGCCGAGACCTGGTTTTTCTCCATAAATGCCATCTCCTTCTCCGCCTTTCCCAGCAGGGAGGATGAATGGATGGATTCGGACATCAGCGGGCCAATTCCCGGGATCTTCTCCAGGGTGGTCCTGCTCATCCGGAATACCTCACGGGCCGAACCTGCTTCTTTGATCAGTTTTCGTGCGGTAACCGGCCCGATGGCAGGGGCCAGAGTCAGTGCTATCTGGTACTGAAGTTCAGGATGGAAGGAGCCGGACATCGTTTTTTGGGTTGATGTGACGGGCGCCCTGCTTATCGATACATCGTCAGGAAAATCTGACTCATGAACCGCTCCCTGAATACTTATTTAGTGAATCGAGCATTTTTTCCCTGAGCTCTTTGTCCATGGCCGACAGGCTGATTTTTGGGTAGGAGGCTATTTTGCCCCGGAAATTCTGGTGAAGGATCAGCATTTGCTGTGTTCCGAACAGAAATGGTTTGAGCTCATATTTCACAAATTGCTTTTTCGGAATCTCGATGGAGTTCTTCCGGCTGGTAAACATACTTATCGGGTAGTAACGTACCACGATCATCTCTCCCCGGTCGCTGTAGGCAACAAAGTAGGGACGTTTCAAATAATTGATCCAGTTGATGGCCAGGTAAACCACCGAAATCAGAATCATGATGTGGTATTTGCCAAAGGGCGAACCCGAAAAGTCAAACCAGTCTACAAACACCAGGAGCAGGATGATCAGGGCAAAGACAGTGGTCATTACCAGCCTGCTCAACCAGATGTGGTAGGTGTTTTTCTGGTTATCTATGTTCATTTTTTCTCCGTTGCCGCTCCCTTTTGATCAGGGCAAGTTCCCTGCCGGTCTGCCCTTTAACCGAAGTATTCTCTTCCACCCGTCGCATCAGGTAGGGCAGTACAAAACGAACCGGACCGTAAGGTACATATTTTGCAACATTAAAACCAGCAGCCGACAAATTGAAACTGATGTGTTCGCTCATGCCATAGAGCTGGGAGAACCAGATCCGTTTATCCGCAGGATCCACCCCCTGCCCGATCATCATCTCGGCCAGGTATTTGCTGCTGAATTCGTTATGTGTTCCGTTGAAAATGGAGACCACATCCAGGTTTTCCATGGAGATCTTCAGGGCCAGGTTGTAATCCCTGTCCGTACTTTCCCGGTCGGGCTGTATGGGATCTTCATAGCCCATGCTGGCCGCTCGTGCCCGTTCCCTCTCCATATAGGCTCCTCTGACAAACTTGGCTCCCAGGAAGAATTTCTCTTTGCGGGCCGTTTCAATGTCCTTTTCGAGAATGGAGATCCGGTCGTGCCGGTACATCTGGTAAGTGTTGAATACAATGCATTTTTCTTTGTTATACAGCTGCATCATTTCCATCACCACTGTATCGATAAAATGCTGGATATAAGTATCCTCTGCATCGATCATAATGGGGATGTCATGTTCATAGGCCGTACGGCAGAGCGTATTGATCCTTTGACGGAATTTTTCACCCTCCTCCAGGATTTTTTTATCGGGAGTTGTATCACTGCTGAGGATTTCAAGGGCCTTATGACTTCCGAACGCAGTGGGCTTGAATACCGCAAAGGGAATGTCCGGATTACTGCCTGCATTCTTCACGGCCCGGAGCGTCTCCTCCAGTGCCGCAT includes:
- the dprA gene encoding DNA-processing protein DprA; its protein translation is MSGSFHPELQYQIALTLAPAIGPVTARKLIKEAGSAREVFRMSRTTLEKIPGIGPLMSESIHSSSLLGKAEKEMAFMEKNQVSALYLEDAEYPQRLKECEDAPILLYCQGSDGLRHGRALSVVGTRRASFYGKEMCRSIVLDLSSRIKDLVIISGLAFGIDVIAHRAALEGGIPTVAVLGHGFHTLYPNAHRETSKKIRSQGALVTDFPSGMGPERNNFLRRNRIIAGMASATLVVESAASGGALITAAMASSYQRDVLAVPGRATDDRSKGCNRLIKENLAGMVESAEDVIGHLNWPEDGNQHAGTPSGKISFTEQELRLLELLTHHGTLRVEELSSLSELPIQVVLSRLTEMELKRWVFAEPGKLYQSMISLP
- a CDS encoding proline dehydrogenase family protein, coding for MKEINFEDTKTAFRIKSDRDLRRAYILFKLISYPILVKIGNPVIKVFSALRIPVGWIVKPTAFKHFVGGETLEDCQGAVEKLKKANVYSILDYSVEGKETEKAINAALEETLRAVKNAGSNPDIPFAVFKPTAFGSHKALEILSSDTTPDKKILEEGEKFRQRINTLCRTAYEHDIPIMIDAEDTYIQHFIDTVVMEMMQLYNKEKCIVFNTYQMYRHDRISILEKDIETARKEKFFLGAKFVRGAYMERERARAASMGYEDPIQPDRESTDRDYNLALKISMENLDVVSIFNGTHNEFSSKYLAEMMIGQGVDPADKRIWFSQLYGMSEHISFNLSAAGFNVAKYVPYGPVRFVLPYLMRRVEENTSVKGQTGRELALIKRERQRRKNEHR